A DNA window from Leptolyngbya sp. KIOST-1 contains the following coding sequences:
- a CDS encoding HEAT repeat domain-containing protein produces MNLEQIAAQLKSEDSKDRMLALASLRDVPAAQAAPLIRQALDDKNLQIRSMAVFALGIKPDEESFDILINLLTSDPDYGIRADAAGALGYLEDPRAFESLVRAFYEDTDWLVRFSAAVSLGNLKDPRAHDVLMQALQSEETVMQQAAIAAVGEIGDLEAVDEILKFAQSEDWLVRQRLAEALGNLPTPKTEPALRFLEKDSHFQVSEAARIALTRLHKRRDG; encoded by the coding sequence ATGAACCTAGAGCAGATCGCCGCCCAGCTCAAAAGCGAAGACTCCAAAGACCGCATGCTGGCTTTGGCCTCCCTGCGAGATGTGCCCGCGGCCCAGGCGGCACCGCTAATTCGCCAGGCCCTAGACGACAAAAATCTCCAAATTCGCTCAATGGCCGTGTTTGCCCTGGGGATCAAACCCGACGAAGAGTCCTTTGACATTTTAATCAACCTGCTCACCTCTGACCCCGACTACGGCATTCGCGCCGATGCGGCCGGAGCCCTGGGCTATCTCGAAGATCCCCGCGCCTTTGAGAGTCTGGTGCGCGCCTTCTACGAAGACACCGACTGGCTGGTGCGCTTCAGCGCGGCCGTGTCGCTGGGCAACCTCAAAGACCCCCGCGCCCACGATGTGCTGATGCAGGCCCTGCAAAGCGAGGAAACGGTGATGCAGCAGGCGGCGATCGCCGCCGTCGGCGAAATTGGCGATCTGGAAGCGGTGGACGAAATTCTCAAGTTTGCTCAGTCGGAGGACTGGCTGGTGCGCCAGCGGCTGGCCGAAGCCCTGGGCAACCTGCCCACCCCCAAAACCGAACCGGCCCTGCGATTTCTGGAAAAAGACTCCCACTTCCAGGTGTCTGAAGCCGCCAGGATCGCCCTGACCCGACTGCACAAACGGCGAGATGGCTAG
- a CDS encoding Nif11-like leader peptide family natural product precursor — protein MSLDQLEAFLKKMQSEPALKSEVVNATTADDVARIALKLGFEFSGDELLRMSGRKFGGVTVRKTDLPGEYN, from the coding sequence ATGTCTTTAGATCAACTCGAAGCGTTTTTAAAGAAAATGCAGTCTGAACCTGCACTTAAAAGCGAGGTGGTCAACGCAACAACTGCAGATGATGTTGCGCGAATAGCACTAAAACTTGGTTTTGAATTTTCAGGTGATGAATTACTGAGAATGTCGGGAAGAAAATTTGGCGGAGTTACTGTTAGAAAGACCGACCTACCTGGAGAGTATAATTAG
- a CDS encoding SpoIID/LytB domain-containing protein codes for MATLSLLRLQLRPLVNRRSQRLLGAVGGMAIALTTAIAAPAPAVQNPVIQVGIVQRFGEDLQDRITLEALPGEQLTLSFETNGQPQTVTTTRVVLGLTPQPLAEATLGERVVLGNHRSFETAEYSAQQWRQRGIEPEIAQPGSWEVWANRETYSTPLVRRLLVQNLQAQGFGEVFLDSRVLSQIPRTYFEANGYRYNRDTLDIRATSGRVRVTHPGETPITRVYGGTLRVQPNTYGTYTLVNSVPIETYLRGVVPHEIGAGAPVPAIQAQAVLARTYALRNLRRFAIDNYELCADTQCQVYRGLTGTATVTDQAIIATQGQVLTYENELIDALYSSTTGGVTAAFSDVWDGPDRPYLRPVVDSVYGLWNLSQYPLNSEESFRRFIAIDKGFNEDTWQLFRWRNEGSLSEIETDLKGYLGRRQHPLAGFNRVKSLRVTERANSGRVQIVDVETDLGVVQLRKDEIVRVLRPPRSLLFYLEPIHSAGANGAPGQLTGYRFVGGGWGHAVGLSQAGSYRLGNLGWSYQRILQFYYPGTTLQPISENLTFWREPS; via the coding sequence ATGGCTACGCTCTCCCTGCTCCGACTTCAGCTTCGCCCCCTGGTCAACCGGCGATCGCAGCGCTTACTCGGGGCCGTAGGCGGCATGGCGATCGCCCTTACCACCGCGATCGCCGCCCCCGCCCCCGCCGTCCAGAACCCGGTGATTCAAGTCGGTATCGTGCAGCGCTTCGGCGAAGACCTGCAGGACCGCATCACCCTCGAGGCCCTGCCCGGCGAACAGCTCACCCTCAGCTTTGAGACCAACGGCCAGCCCCAGACCGTCACCACCACCCGCGTGGTGCTGGGCCTCACCCCCCAACCCCTGGCCGAGGCCACCCTGGGCGAGCGCGTGGTGCTCGGCAACCATCGCAGCTTTGAAACCGCCGAGTACAGCGCCCAGCAGTGGCGACAGCGAGGCATCGAGCCCGAAATTGCCCAGCCCGGCAGCTGGGAAGTGTGGGCCAACCGCGAGACCTACAGCACCCCCCTGGTGCGGCGGCTGCTGGTGCAAAACCTCCAGGCCCAGGGTTTTGGCGAGGTCTTCCTCGACAGTCGGGTGCTGAGCCAGATTCCCAGAACCTACTTCGAGGCCAACGGCTACCGCTACAACCGCGATACTCTCGATATTCGCGCCACCAGCGGCCGGGTGCGCGTGACCCACCCCGGCGAGACTCCCATCACCCGCGTCTACGGCGGCACCCTGCGGGTACAGCCCAACACCTACGGCACCTACACCCTGGTCAACAGCGTGCCCATCGAGACCTACCTGCGCGGGGTCGTGCCCCACGAGATCGGGGCTGGGGCTCCCGTGCCCGCTATCCAGGCCCAGGCGGTGCTGGCCCGCACCTACGCCCTGAGGAATTTACGTCGGTTTGCGATCGACAACTACGAACTCTGCGCCGACACCCAGTGCCAGGTGTACCGGGGCCTGACCGGCACGGCAACCGTGACCGACCAGGCCATCATCGCCACCCAGGGCCAGGTGCTCACCTACGAAAACGAGCTGATCGATGCCCTCTATTCGTCCACCACAGGCGGGGTCACCGCCGCCTTTAGCGACGTGTGGGATGGCCCCGATCGCCCCTACCTGCGCCCGGTGGTCGATTCGGTCTACGGCCTGTGGAATCTCAGCCAGTACCCGCTCAATTCCGAGGAGAGTTTCCGGCGGTTCATCGCGATCGACAAAGGCTTTAACGAAGACACCTGGCAGCTGTTTCGCTGGCGCAACGAAGGCAGCCTCAGCGAAATTGAAACGGACCTCAAGGGCTATCTGGGTCGGCGGCAGCATCCCCTGGCGGGGTTTAACCGGGTGAAGTCGCTGCGGGTTACCGAGCGGGCCAACTCAGGCCGGGTACAGATCGTCGACGTCGAGACCGACCTGGGCGTGGTGCAGCTGAGAAAAGACGAAATTGTGCGGGTCTTGCGTCCCCCCCGCAGCCTGCTGTTCTACCTGGAGCCGATACACAGCGCTGGAGCCAACGGGGCACCGGGTCAACTCACCGGCTATCGCTTTGTGGGCGGCGGCTGGGGCCACGCTGTGGGTCTAAGCCAGGCGGGCTCCTACCGTCTGGGCAACCTGGGCTGGAGCTACCAGCGCATTTTGCAGTTCTATTACCCCGGCACCACCTTGCAGCCGATCAGCGAGAATCTGACCTTTTGGCGAGAGCCGAGTTGA
- a CDS encoding IS1096 element passenger TnpR family protein: MAFLIHQLDNLDYDEAEPLLEDYILVAIADFANSPIGQACIERNPEGGSWIGTFIEFAYLYGGYTLPKMTKGNVQEVMEYTLPRKLTLLDPSDTDGAIDELVAFWTFLHDKYRLRSAKAIAKYLQSIETKFPQWMFDPQRGGIAKSFVTQGMAAGFDMTTQEGVTAFQEEYNRNLPARPPMPPTVPMLPAELLTESFEMTTAPPDMQRAFEQLGLELPKPGERVNPMQLVSQFFGGLLQMDPDAAEELMASLDEEEEGVANAAELREELQRLDWNEAIALSPDHQATLQSQTITATAPGTILRDLEIALAAIARGVPLSGKLQHMPAKVAADINQRLSQPIAIAMQRPVQKSYPNVHGLYLLLRATGLAQVVTEGSKAKLVVNPEIHQSWQQLNPTEQYLSLLEVWFLRSHPEMLGEERSGRMMMGDRCLQAWPFLTKKANATFANYAAQDRLAYYPSFYNLALMEMFGFITITPGQPDPKKGWRFKKIVVQPWGKAVMATFDAATEVVASNWPGILDPALPLGDLQPLLRPYFPEWHRCLALPTVEFRPGRHVFKVSLGKIWRRIAIAADATLADLSDLIRASVDFDDDHLDMFTYKTPTGLSVKAFHPFSSGDLYTTEVKIGDLPLSVGGTMEYLYDFGDNWQFSVVLEAVEPEPEPPKGFQNAKVKKTRQTKGKSTKAAGNIIESHGEAPEQYPGADW, translated from the coding sequence ATGGCGTTTCTAATTCACCAGCTCGACAACCTGGACTACGACGAAGCCGAACCGCTGCTGGAGGACTACATCCTCGTTGCGATCGCCGACTTTGCCAATTCCCCCATCGGTCAGGCCTGCATTGAGCGCAACCCCGAGGGCGGCAGCTGGATTGGCACCTTCATTGAGTTTGCCTACCTCTACGGCGGCTACACCCTGCCCAAGATGACCAAGGGCAACGTGCAGGAGGTGATGGAGTACACCCTGCCCCGCAAGCTGACCCTGCTCGACCCCAGCGATACCGACGGGGCGATCGACGAACTGGTGGCCTTTTGGACGTTTTTGCACGACAAGTACCGACTGCGGAGCGCCAAGGCGATCGCCAAATACCTGCAATCGATCGAAACTAAGTTTCCCCAGTGGATGTTTGACCCCCAGCGGGGCGGCATCGCCAAGTCTTTTGTAACCCAGGGCATGGCCGCCGGGTTTGATATGACCACCCAGGAGGGGGTAACGGCGTTTCAAGAAGAATACAACCGCAATTTACCAGCTCGTCCGCCGATGCCGCCTACAGTGCCAATGCTCCCGGCAGAATTGCTGACAGAATCCTTTGAAATGACCACCGCGCCTCCGGACATGCAGCGGGCCTTTGAGCAGTTGGGCCTTGAGCTACCCAAGCCGGGAGAGAGGGTAAACCCCATGCAGCTGGTGTCTCAGTTTTTTGGGGGGCTGCTGCAGATGGACCCCGATGCCGCTGAAGAACTGATGGCCAGCCTGGACGAAGAAGAAGAAGGAGTAGCGAATGCGGCGGAACTGCGGGAGGAGCTGCAACGGCTGGACTGGAACGAGGCGATCGCCCTTTCCCCCGACCACCAGGCCACCCTCCAAAGCCAAACCATTACCGCAACCGCTCCCGGCACCATTTTGAGAGACCTGGAGATTGCCCTGGCGGCGATCGCCAGGGGAGTCCCCCTCAGCGGCAAGCTTCAGCACATGCCCGCTAAGGTAGCGGCAGACATCAATCAGCGGCTGAGCCAGCCGATCGCGATCGCCATGCAGCGCCCGGTGCAAAAGTCCTATCCCAATGTGCACGGGCTGTACCTGCTGCTGCGGGCTACCGGGCTGGCCCAGGTCGTCACCGAGGGCAGCAAGGCCAAGCTGGTGGTAAATCCTGAGATTCACCAATCCTGGCAGCAGCTCAACCCCACCGAGCAGTACCTGTCGCTGCTGGAGGTCTGGTTTTTGCGCAGCCACCCTGAAATGCTGGGCGAAGAACGCTCTGGACGCATGATGATGGGCGATCGCTGCCTGCAAGCCTGGCCCTTCCTGACCAAAAAAGCCAACGCCACCTTCGCCAACTACGCCGCCCAGGATCGGTTGGCCTACTACCCCAGTTTCTACAACCTGGCCCTGATGGAAATGTTTGGCTTCATCACCATTACCCCCGGCCAGCCCGACCCCAAGAAAGGCTGGCGGTTCAAGAAAATCGTTGTTCAGCCCTGGGGCAAGGCGGTGATGGCGACCTTTGATGCTGCAACGGAGGTGGTGGCGTCGAACTGGCCCGGCATACTCGACCCCGCCCTGCCCCTGGGTGACCTGCAGCCCCTGCTGAGGCCCTACTTCCCTGAGTGGCATCGGTGTTTGGCGTTGCCCACGGTTGAGTTTCGCCCCGGGCGGCATGTGTTTAAGGTGAGCCTGGGCAAAATTTGGCGGCGGATCGCGATCGCCGCAGACGCCACCCTGGCCGACCTCAGCGACCTGATTCGCGCGTCGGTCGATTTCGACGACGACCACCTGGATATGTTTACCTACAAAACCCCTACGGGCCTGAGCGTTAAGGCATTTCACCCCTTCTCCAGCGGCGACCTTTACACCACCGAGGTCAAAATTGGCGACCTGCCGCTGTCCGTCGGCGGCACCATGGAATACCTCTACGACTTTGGCGATAATTGGCAGTTTTCGGTGGTATTAGAGGCCGTAGAGCCTGAGCCTGAGCCTCCTAAGGGTTTTCAGAACGCAAAGGTGAAAAAGACCAGGCAGACCAAAGGTAAATCCACCAAAGCCGCCGGCAACATCATCGAGTCCCACGGCGAGGCTCCTGAGCAATATCCCGGTGCAGATTGGTAA
- a CDS encoding phytoene desaturase family protein, with the protein MTSPSSMLVIGSGIGGLCCGALLARYGYRVTVCESHTIPGGAAHGFERQGYTFDSGPSLYSGMSYRGSTNPLHHVLDAIGEGDSITWANYDTWGVRIPEGDFDTTIGNDQFAEVLQTLRGDAAVQDWRRLQTVMEPLGKAATALPPAVLRLDLGALQTVAPYGWDLLRNAPALTQSSKPFSTVLDRTTQDPFIRHWMNMLCFLLSGLPAEGTSTAEMAFMFAEWYRPGVTLDYPIGGSAALVEALVRGLEKFGGTLRLGAHVEQVLVEGGRASGVRLRSGETLSADTVISNASIWDTLKLVPEVALPKAFVEERQATPECPSFLHLHLGIDGAGLPDNLACHYITVEDWERGIDAPQNLIVMSIPTVLDPSLAPPGKHTIHVYTPATEPYALWQGLDRRSPEYAALKKERAEPLWRALERVIPDVRQRVEVELVGTPLTHERFLRCHRGSYGPAISAQDGLFPGPKTPLEGLLCVGSSTFPGIGLPAVAACGLIAANTLASVSQQRAMLRDALG; encoded by the coding sequence ATGACCTCTCCCTCCAGCATGCTTGTGATTGGCAGCGGCATTGGTGGCCTGTGCTGCGGAGCGCTACTGGCCCGATATGGCTACCGCGTTACCGTCTGCGAAAGCCACACCATTCCCGGCGGGGCCGCCCACGGCTTTGAGCGCCAGGGCTACACCTTTGACTCTGGACCCTCCCTCTATTCGGGCATGTCCTACCGGGGCTCCACCAACCCCCTGCACCACGTGCTCGATGCCATTGGCGAAGGCGACAGCATCACCTGGGCCAACTACGACACCTGGGGTGTGCGCATTCCCGAAGGCGACTTTGACACCACCATCGGCAACGACCAGTTTGCCGAGGTGCTGCAAACCCTGCGCGGCGATGCTGCCGTGCAGGACTGGCGACGACTGCAAACCGTGATGGAACCCCTGGGCAAAGCCGCCACCGCTCTGCCCCCGGCGGTTCTGCGGCTGGATCTTGGTGCCCTGCAAACCGTCGCCCCCTACGGCTGGGATTTGCTACGCAACGCTCCCGCCCTGACCCAGTCGAGCAAACCCTTCAGCACCGTGCTCGATCGCACCACCCAAGACCCCTTCATTCGCCACTGGATGAACATGCTGTGCTTTTTGCTCTCAGGGCTGCCCGCCGAGGGCACCAGCACCGCCGAAATGGCCTTCATGTTTGCCGAGTGGTACCGCCCCGGCGTCACCCTTGACTACCCCATCGGCGGCAGTGCGGCCCTGGTCGAAGCCCTGGTGCGCGGCCTGGAGAAGTTTGGCGGTACCCTGCGGCTGGGGGCGCACGTGGAGCAGGTTTTGGTAGAGGGGGGGCGGGCCAGCGGGGTAAGGCTGCGATCGGGGGAAACCCTCAGCGCTGACACAGTCATCTCCAACGCCTCAATTTGGGACACGCTCAAGCTGGTACCCGAGGTTGCACTGCCCAAAGCATTCGTAGAAGAACGCCAGGCGACTCCCGAGTGCCCCAGCTTTTTGCACCTGCACCTGGGCATCGATGGCGCGGGTTTGCCAGACAATCTGGCCTGCCACTACATCACGGTGGAAGACTGGGAACGGGGGATCGACGCGCCCCAGAACCTGATTGTAATGTCGATTCCCACGGTGCTGGACCCGTCTTTGGCCCCACCGGGCAAGCACACCATCCATGTCTATACCCCCGCCACCGAACCCTACGCCCTGTGGCAGGGGTTGGATCGCCGCAGCCCAGAGTATGCAGCACTGAAGAAAGAACGGGCCGAACCCCTCTGGCGCGCTTTGGAACGGGTCATTCCCGATGTGCGGCAGCGGGTTGAAGTAGAGCTGGTGGGCACACCGCTGACCCACGAGCGGTTTCTGCGCTGCCACCGGGGCAGTTACGGCCCGGCCATTTCAGCCCAGGACGGCCTGTTCCCTGGGCCAAAAACGCCCCTGGAGGGGCTGCTCTGCGTGGGCAGTTCGACGTTCCCCGGCATTGGTTTACCCGCCGTAGCCGCCTGCGGGCTGATCGCCGCCAACACCCTGGCCTCGGTGAGCCAGCAGCGGGCGATGCTGCGAGACGCGCTGGGGTAA
- the corA gene encoding magnesium/cobalt transporter CorA has product MSRRRHLSKQAASPSAPSRRSRSASQPDSAGPHCDIDSAAKGEGDWAEDNLFDFTYSPPGALPGTLRIPADALPTELHLIDYGPETLRTTAIDHPEECYALGASNSVTWLDARGLGSEDKLIQMSQTFGLHPLMLEDIVNVPHRPKIDFYDDKILIIMQMVRPKPTGSGVGSEQVSFVLGKGFLVTFQEEPEWDSFGPVRDRIRRGTGTIRRQNAAYLTYALLDTIVDSFFPVLEVIGETLEDLEEEVVANPTSHTIEKIHRMRRGLMKLRRYIWPQRSVINSLIRDSDELISQEVRVYLQDVYDHIVQVVDIIESYREIASSLMDVYLSSINNRMNEVMKLLTVISSIFIPLTFIAGIYGMNFDTEDSPFNMPELEWYWGYVLCLGMMAAIAALQIYFFWKRGWFDNFSTTKR; this is encoded by the coding sequence ATGTCGCGACGAAGACACCTTTCAAAACAGGCGGCTTCTCCGTCTGCCCCCTCCCGGCGTTCCAGGTCCGCCAGCCAGCCTGACTCGGCTGGCCCCCACTGCGACATCGACTCGGCTGCCAAAGGGGAAGGCGATTGGGCGGAGGACAATCTCTTTGACTTTACCTATTCGCCCCCAGGGGCGCTGCCCGGCACCCTGCGCATTCCCGCCGATGCCCTCCCCACGGAGCTGCATCTGATTGACTATGGCCCCGAGACTCTGCGCACCACTGCTATCGACCACCCCGAGGAGTGCTATGCCCTGGGGGCAAGCAATAGCGTCACCTGGCTCGATGCCCGTGGGTTGGGCAGCGAGGACAAGCTGATTCAGATGAGTCAGACCTTTGGGCTGCATCCGCTGATGCTCGAAGACATCGTCAACGTACCCCACCGGCCCAAAATTGACTTCTACGACGACAAGATTTTGATCATCATGCAGATGGTACGGCCCAAGCCGACGGGCAGTGGGGTGGGCAGCGAGCAGGTCAGCTTTGTGCTGGGCAAGGGGTTTCTGGTCACTTTTCAGGAAGAGCCGGAGTGGGACTCCTTTGGTCCGGTGCGCGATCGCATCCGTCGCGGGACCGGCACCATTCGCCGCCAAAATGCTGCCTACCTCACCTACGCCCTGCTCGACACCATTGTGGACAGCTTTTTCCCGGTGCTGGAGGTGATTGGCGAAACCCTCGAAGACCTGGAGGAGGAAGTGGTGGCCAATCCCACCAGCCACACCATCGAAAAAATCCACCGCATGCGCCGGGGGCTGATGAAGCTGCGCCGCTACATCTGGCCCCAGCGCAGCGTGATCAACAGCCTGATTCGCGACAGCGATGAGCTGATCAGTCAGGAGGTGCGGGTCTACCTGCAGGACGTGTACGACCACATTGTGCAGGTGGTGGATATCATTGAAAGCTACCGAGAAATTGCCTCCAGCCTGATGGATGTGTACCTGTCCTCCATCAACAACCGCATGAACGAGGTGATGAAGCTGCTGACGGTGATCTCCTCCATTTTCATTCCCCTCACCTTTATTGCCGGGATCTACGGCATGAACTTTGACACCGAGGATTCCCCCTTCAATATGCCGGAGCTGGAGTGGTACTGGGGTTACGTGCTCTGCCTGGGGATGATGGCGGCGATCGCGGCTTTGCAGATCTACTTTTTCTGGAAGCGCGGCTGGTTTGACAACTTTTCCACCACCAAACGTTGA
- a CDS encoding adenine phosphoribosyltransferase, with translation MDLKAHVRDIPDFPKPGILFRDITPLLGNPAAMQYSIDVFAEQVAEHRPDYIVGIESRGFMFGVPLAYKLGVGFAPVRKPGKLPAAVHRASYALEYGNDTLELHQDAFPTGSRVLIVDDLIATGGTAAATAELVEKTGCTVAGFGFVIELVGLEGRAKLPEVPVTVLLQY, from the coding sequence ATGGATCTCAAAGCCCACGTCCGCGATATTCCTGACTTTCCCAAACCCGGTATCCTGTTCCGCGACATAACGCCCCTGCTGGGCAATCCCGCCGCTATGCAGTACAGCATTGACGTGTTTGCCGAGCAGGTGGCCGAGCACCGGCCCGACTACATCGTCGGCATTGAGTCGCGGGGCTTTATGTTTGGGGTGCCCCTGGCCTACAAGCTGGGGGTGGGGTTTGCCCCGGTGCGCAAACCCGGCAAACTGCCCGCCGCTGTTCACCGCGCCAGCTACGCCCTGGAGTACGGCAACGACACCCTGGAGCTGCACCAGGACGCCTTTCCAACGGGCAGCCGGGTGCTGATTGTCGATGACCTGATCGCCACCGGGGGCACCGCCGCCGCCACCGCCGAACTGGTGGAAAAAACGGGCTGCACCGTAGCCGGATTTGGTTTTGTGATCGAGCTGGTGGGGCTGGAGGGGCGGGCCAAATTGCCCGAGGTGCCCGTCACCGTGCTGTTGCAGTACTGA
- a CDS encoding PrsW family glutamic-type intramembrane protease translates to MANLASDPNLLATAVGIMALALAPLAFVLWFFYTRDKLNPEPRGLVLRIFLLGVLAYVPVFLVRQVIPAPGWLMAIAIVPVLAELAKFGVVRWGIYDHPEFDEPVDGIIFAAAAGLGFATLEVIGSMLYAYFAVARLGVPGVAVNASAWAAVLNMFALKGLLTGPGHALWSSLWGYGLGLAKFSAPGQNRGLVRNGLLAAILAHAAFNALALEASWWLNRVGLVLVVGLLWVVVMRCLRYSLALTPQD, encoded by the coding sequence ATGGCAAATCTGGCGAGCGATCCGAATCTGCTGGCGACGGCGGTGGGAATTATGGCGCTGGCACTGGCCCCACTGGCGTTTGTGCTGTGGTTTTTCTACACCCGCGACAAGCTCAATCCGGAGCCGCGGGGGCTGGTGCTGAGGATCTTTCTGCTGGGGGTGCTGGCCTACGTGCCGGTCTTTTTGGTGCGGCAAGTAATCCCTGCACCGGGTTGGCTGATGGCGATCGCGATCGTCCCTGTGCTGGCCGAGCTGGCCAAGTTTGGGGTCGTCCGGTGGGGCATCTACGACCACCCCGAGTTTGACGAACCTGTCGATGGAATTATCTTTGCGGCCGCCGCTGGCCTGGGCTTTGCCACCCTGGAGGTGATTGGCTCGATGCTCTACGCCTACTTTGCCGTGGCCCGGCTGGGGGTGCCGGGGGTCGCTGTCAACGCCTCCGCCTGGGCGGCAGTGCTGAACATGTTTGCCCTCAAGGGGCTGCTGACCGGACCGGGTCACGCGCTGTGGTCCTCCCTCTGGGGCTACGGCCTGGGGCTGGCCAAGTTTTCTGCACCGGGCCAGAACCGGGGGCTGGTGCGCAACGGTCTGCTGGCGGCGATTCTGGCCCACGCCGCCTTCAACGCCCTGGCGCTAGAGGCGAGTTGGTGGCTCAACCGGGTGGGCCTGGTGCTGGTGGTGGGGCTGCTGTGGGTGGTGGTGATGCGCTGTTTGCGCTACAGCCTGGCGCTCACGCCCCAGGACTGA
- the crtL gene encoding lycopene beta cyclase — protein MQDVLVIGAGPAGLSLVAALAEAGLAVQGLTLGDPAQPWPNTYGIWVDELEDLGLVPFLEHRWKDCVVHVNSGRLPLHREYGLLHNNRLQTHWLELAEQHQVTWHQGRACRVEHLADHTRVTTEAGEILTARLVVDATGHQAALVQRPAASAISFQAAYGVVGRFSKPPTDPQQMVFMDFRDDYLTPSDRQQPPTFLYAMDLGDGMYFVEETSLAHHPAMPMETLEQRLYQRLRHRGIEVKDIHHVEHCLFPMNQPLPDFTQRVVGFGGAASMVHPASGYMVGALLRRGPGLAAVIAAALSSAQTTPAQAASQAWGALWPADRVRKHYLYLFGLENLMAFDAPQLHQFFTAFFNLPTDDWAGFLADNLTLPEVVQAMVGLFGRASNPVRLGLMRSVFSHGHLLGRTLMS, from the coding sequence ATGCAGGATGTGTTGGTCATTGGCGCGGGGCCAGCGGGGCTATCGCTGGTGGCAGCCCTGGCGGAGGCGGGGCTGGCGGTGCAGGGGTTGACCCTGGGTGATCCGGCGCAGCCCTGGCCCAACACCTACGGCATTTGGGTGGACGAACTGGAAGATCTGGGGCTGGTGCCGTTTTTGGAGCATCGCTGGAAGGACTGTGTGGTCCATGTCAACAGCGGCAGGCTGCCCCTGCATCGCGAGTACGGTCTGCTGCACAACAATCGGCTGCAAACCCACTGGCTGGAGCTGGCCGAGCAGCACCAGGTCACCTGGCATCAGGGCAGGGCCTGCCGGGTGGAGCACCTGGCCGACCATACCCGGGTCACCACCGAGGCTGGGGAGATCCTGACGGCGCGGCTGGTGGTCGACGCCACCGGACACCAGGCCGCCCTGGTGCAGCGTCCGGCGGCTTCAGCCATCTCCTTCCAGGCGGCCTACGGGGTTGTGGGTCGATTCTCCAAGCCGCCCACCGACCCGCAGCAGATGGTGTTTATGGACTTTCGCGACGATTACCTGACCCCCAGCGATCGCCAACAGCCCCCCACCTTTCTCTACGCCATGGACCTGGGGGATGGAATGTACTTTGTGGAGGAGACTTCCCTGGCCCACCACCCGGCGATGCCGATGGAGACCCTAGAGCAGCGACTGTACCAGCGCCTGCGCCATCGGGGTATTGAGGTCAAAGATATTCACCATGTGGAGCACTGCCTGTTTCCCATGAATCAGCCGCTGCCCGATTTCACCCAGCGGGTGGTGGGCTTCGGCGGGGCGGCCAGTATGGTGCACCCGGCGTCGGGCTATATGGTGGGGGCGCTGCTGCGGCGGGGACCGGGGCTTGCGGCGGTAATCGCCGCCGCCCTCAGCTCAGCCCAAACCACCCCCGCCCAGGCCGCCAGTCAGGCCTGGGGTGCCCTTTGGCCCGCCGACCGCGTCCGCAAGCACTACCTCTATCTCTTTGGCCTCGAAAACCTGATGGCCTTTGATGCGCCGCAGCTGCATCAGTTCTTTACCGCCTTCTTTAACCTGCCCACCGATGACTGGGCCGGCTTTTTGGCCGACAATCTGACCCTGCCTGAGGTGGTGCAGGCCATGGTTGGGCTGTTTGGCCGCGCCTCCAACCCGGTGCGGCTGGGACTGATGCGATCGGTTTTCAGCCACGGGCACCTGCTGGGGCGCACCCTGATGAGCTAG